In the Mycoplasmoides gallisepticum genome, one interval contains:
- the rnr gene encoding ribonuclease R — MNNNNNRRKIINDILQIVRLEDKKPIPPGIIVKKLDNRYTKTAIYKEIDKMLANGELKKLANNKVVLGYQNSAPDLSKIMVGRLAIGTNGNGFIKLENEELSKYYVHNTNLNNALNNDLVEFAPLTVQNDWYKHDLTDACILKVLERARTRYVGTYEDTGDEYLVLPDDPKLIYKVVLDRHYLELKEHDRILFEIIEIKQGVIRAALVKKIGSKEDLGIDIDAIAYNHLIEPTFSQEIINEAKSLKYELDDHQKEIRKDLRDLSFLTIDPASALDLDDAIYVKKIDDDSYNLKVAIADVCHYVKFDGPMDRGARTKATSVYLANKVIPMLPEELSNDLCSLNPGVDKFVIVGDLMIDGTGKIMSHEFYPAIINSHKRFSYEEVNEYFSATNDLKDVDPSIRQMLDEARVLAKILRRMKIKRGYLQFDVDETSIELDDRFEPINILKKPHGEAQEMIEDFMVAANEAVCLFASKYNLDFIYRVHPKPAVHKLNSFANWARTLEFEIFGDLNSIKSTDIQKWLTNNADHKQIKLINKLLLRSMNKAYYSVENTRHFSLASKHYTHFTSPIRRYADNIVHRILWMFVFDPQAYTDLQRNELKSHLVEWCDLINKQELVAVDCERDVNAFLYVKYMSNFLGNWYHNVTINAITNFGMFVELDNGIEGLVRLNNINGDYYRYDPNTDSLIGRNNHKKYQIGDTVDVKLLSADKRLKRIDFAIHEDNKCK; from the coding sequence ATGAACAATAACAACAATAGGCGAAAGATAATTAATGATATCTTACAGATCGTAAGATTGGAAGATAAAAAACCAATCCCACCAGGGATCATTGTTAAAAAACTTGATAATAGGTACACCAAAACAGCAATCTACAAAGAGATTGATAAGATGTTAGCTAATGGTGAATTAAAGAAGTTAGCTAATAATAAGGTTGTCTTAGGTTATCAGAATTCAGCACCTGATCTAAGTAAGATCATGGTGGGAAGATTAGCAATCGGAACAAACGGTAATGGCTTCATTAAGTTAGAAAATGAAGAGTTATCTAAATATTATGTTCATAACACCAATCTTAATAACGCTTTAAATAACGACTTAGTTGAGTTTGCCCCTTTAACTGTTCAAAACGATTGATACAAGCATGATCTGACTGATGCTTGTATCTTAAAAGTGCTTGAACGAGCTAGAACTAGATATGTTGGTACTTATGAAGATACGGGTGATGAATATTTAGTTTTACCTGATGATCCCAAATTAATCTATAAAGTCGTTTTAGATAGACATTATTTAGAACTAAAAGAACACGACCGGATCTTGTTTGAGATTATTGAGATCAAACAAGGTGTGATTAGAGCAGCTTTAGTTAAAAAGATCGGATCTAAAGAAGATCTAGGGATCGATATTGATGCGATCGCATACAATCATCTGATCGAACCAACCTTTAGTCAAGAGATCATTAATGAAGCTAAAAGTTTAAAATACGAATTAGATGATCACCAAAAAGAGATCCGTAAAGATCTAAGAGATCTTAGTTTTCTTACGATCGATCCAGCTAGTGCACTTGATTTAGATGATGCGATCTATGTGAAAAAGATCGATGATGATAGTTACAACTTAAAGGTTGCGATCGCTGATGTTTGTCACTATGTTAAATTTGATGGGCCAATGGATCGTGGGGCTAGAACTAAAGCAACATCAGTGTATCTGGCTAATAAGGTGATTCCGATGTTACCAGAAGAACTATCAAACGATCTTTGTTCACTTAACCCAGGGGTTGATAAGTTCGTTATTGTTGGTGACCTAATGATTGATGGTACTGGTAAGATCATGAGTCATGAGTTTTACCCCGCAATCATTAACTCTCATAAACGCTTTAGTTATGAAGAAGTAAATGAGTATTTTAGTGCTACAAATGATCTAAAAGATGTTGATCCATCAATCCGTCAGATGTTAGATGAAGCTAGGGTGTTAGCTAAGATCTTAAGACGGATGAAGATAAAACGTGGTTATTTACAGTTTGATGTTGATGAAACTTCAATCGAATTAGATGATCGTTTTGAACCGATTAATATCTTGAAAAAACCACACGGTGAAGCTCAAGAGATGATTGAAGATTTCATGGTGGCAGCTAATGAAGCAGTATGTTTATTTGCTAGCAAATACAATTTAGATTTCATCTACAGAGTTCACCCCAAACCAGCAGTCCACAAACTAAACAGTTTTGCTAACTGAGCTAGAACACTAGAGTTTGAGATCTTTGGTGATTTAAATAGTATTAAATCAACTGATATCCAAAAGTGGTTAACTAATAATGCTGATCACAAACAGATCAAGTTGATTAATAAGCTCTTATTACGCTCAATGAATAAGGCGTACTATTCAGTTGAAAACACCCGCCACTTCTCGTTAGCTTCAAAACACTACACCCACTTCACTTCACCAATCAGACGGTATGCTGATAATATCGTTCACCGGATCTTGTGGATGTTTGTTTTTGATCCACAAGCATACACAGATCTACAAAGAAACGAACTAAAATCACACCTAGTTGAATGGTGTGATCTAATCAATAAGCAAGAGTTAGTAGCTGTTGATTGTGAACGTGATGTTAATGCGTTCTTATACGTTAAGTATATGAGTAACTTCTTGGGTAATTGATATCATAACGTAACGATCAACGCGATCACCAACTTTGGGATGTTTGTTGAATTAGATAACGGGATTGAAGGTTTGGTAAGACTGAATAATATTAACGGTGATTATTACCGTTATGATCCCAATACTGATAGTTTAATCGGAAGAAATAACCACAAGAAATACCAGATCGGTGATACTGTTGATGTCAAATTATTATCAGCTGATAAGCGTTTAAAACGCATTGATTTTGCGATCCACGAAGATAATAAATGCAAATAA
- the secG gene encoding preprotein translocase subunit SecG, with the protein MNPTEITFFVLAIIALIVGLGLSNSGTTGGLASLSGQDLEIFKKTKDRGIIKILQIVMFILMLLFLILGLIYHFVIK; encoded by the coding sequence ATGAATCCAACTGAAATAACATTTTTTGTACTAGCAATCATCGCTTTAATCGTCGGACTGGGGCTGTCTAACTCTGGGACAACTGGTGGATTAGCTTCATTATCTGGACAAGATCTTGAGATCTTTAAAAAGACCAAAGACCGTGGGATTATTAAGATCTTACAGATCGTGATGTTTATTTTAATGTTGCTATTTTTAATCCTGGGACTAATTTATCATTTCGTAATTAAATAA
- the whiA gene encoding DNA-binding protein WhiA, with protein sequence MVTFSQEVKSEICDQSLDEKNAKYFLNGMIFDKLQLVDESYQSYTSQHPKTIIFLKKILILLNQELKNEIRHTHRINQLKKHEYELIFKLDKSLLSLDNHELEEQQLRAFFGGLFLSVGNLSKFSAKDHHLELIFNYEHKALLTHDLLVQNGFSNFKLITRKNKYILYLKKTQEIIDFLAYINAFSCMFRYEDSNLKRKLVRKVQLSNNLDIVNLTKTIDLNNKLIPMIEMIVNDQAFHEQKPLFKSYCYTKLNHPSASLAELSELLTKQGYQITRTGLGHYNKKVRTLYKQLKN encoded by the coding sequence ATGGTCACCTTTAGTCAAGAGGTTAAAAGTGAGATCTGTGATCAATCCTTAGATGAGAAGAATGCTAAGTATTTTTTAAACGGGATGATCTTTGATAAGTTGCAACTGGTTGATGAGTCTTACCAAAGTTATACTTCCCAACACCCAAAAACGATCATCTTTTTAAAAAAGATCTTAATCTTACTTAATCAAGAATTAAAAAACGAGATTAGACACACCCATCGGATTAACCAACTAAAAAAGCATGAGTATGAACTAATTTTTAAATTAGATAAAAGCTTATTAAGTTTAGATAATCACGAACTAGAAGAACAACAGCTTAGGGCTTTTTTTGGTGGGTTGTTTTTAAGTGTGGGAAATCTATCAAAGTTTAGTGCTAAAGATCACCATTTAGAATTGATCTTCAATTATGAACATAAAGCACTATTAACCCACGACTTGTTGGTGCAAAATGGGTTTAGTAATTTCAAACTAATTACGCGTAAAAATAAGTATATTTTGTATCTAAAAAAGACCCAAGAGATCATTGATTTTTTAGCTTACATCAACGCTTTTAGTTGTATGTTTAGGTATGAAGATAGTAATCTTAAACGTAAATTGGTAAGAAAAGTCCAACTATCTAATAACCTTGATATTGTCAATCTAACTAAAACGATCGATCTGAACAATAAACTGATTCCGATGATTGAAATGATCGTTAATGATCAAGCTTTTCACGAACAAAAGCCATTGTTTAAAAGCTATTGTTACACTAAACTTAACCACCCTTCAGCCTCTTTAGCTGAATTAAGTGAACTGTTAACTAAACAAGGATATCAGATCACAAGAACGGGTTTGGGTCACTACAACAAAAAAGTCAGGACGCTATATAAACAATTAAAAAATTAA
- the trxB gene encoding thioredoxin-disulfide reductase, protein MSYRVDGKNDLFDLVIVGSGPAGISAAIYAKRANINVCVVEGSAPGGKILKTGFIDNYPGYSSIKGPDLAVNMLNQLNSLSVPIFYSQVNAIEKQENYFFTYLDSKTLLSKAVIVATGTLERKLGLANEAKFETKGISYCAICDGPLYKNRDVAVVGGGNAAVEESLYLSGICNKVYLVHRRDEFRADSYAVAKLKEKKNVHFLLSHVVDSYLGDQTLKGIKVKNLKNNELTDLTIDCLFPYIGAVPNTSFLKPFNILNEEGYVLVDANQKTSVDGLYAAGDCVHKKIRQISTAISDGTIAALAVNDFFKLHK, encoded by the coding sequence ATGTCATATCGAGTTGATGGAAAAAACGATCTATTTGATCTAGTGATCGTAGGAAGCGGTCCTGCTGGGATCTCAGCAGCGATCTATGCTAAGCGTGCAAACATTAATGTTTGTGTTGTTGAAGGTTCAGCACCTGGAGGGAAGATCTTAAAAACTGGGTTTATTGATAACTACCCAGGTTATAGTTCAATTAAAGGGCCTGATTTAGCTGTAAATATGCTTAACCAATTAAACAGCTTATCAGTTCCAATCTTCTATTCTCAAGTAAATGCGATTGAAAAACAAGAAAATTACTTCTTTACGTATTTAGATAGTAAGACTTTACTTTCTAAAGCTGTAATCGTAGCGACAGGAACACTTGAACGTAAATTAGGTTTAGCTAATGAAGCTAAATTTGAAACTAAAGGGATCTCATATTGTGCGATCTGTGATGGTCCACTTTATAAGAACCGTGATGTTGCTGTGGTTGGTGGTGGTAATGCTGCTGTTGAAGAATCACTATACCTATCAGGGATCTGTAATAAGGTGTATTTAGTTCACCGTCGTGATGAATTTAGAGCTGATAGTTATGCAGTAGCTAAATTAAAAGAAAAGAAGAACGTCCATTTCTTACTATCTCACGTTGTTGATAGTTATCTTGGCGATCAAACACTTAAAGGAATTAAAGTTAAAAACTTAAAAAATAATGAACTAACTGATCTAACAATCGATTGTTTATTCCCTTATATTGGTGCAGTGCCAAACACAAGTTTCTTAAAACCATTTAATATCTTAAATGAAGAAGGCTATGTTTTAGTTGATGCTAACCAAAAAACTAGTGTTGATGGTTTATATGCTGCAGGTGACTGTGTGCATAAAAAGATTAGACAGATCTCAACTGCGATCTCAGATGGAACAATTGCAGCTTTAGCTGTTAATGACTTTTTCAAACTACACAAATAG
- a CDS encoding helix-turn-helix domain-containing protein, with protein sequence MYNTVLLYIYLKIQSKQWLPNKRIPSERQLSIKFGLSRNLIRKVFSVLCNYNVLDNNTKPGYFVHKDYKTGFFINFLDFDKVISFDHTELYRTPFSQYDINMFKELSNKDDFLSSAFPKVNQVVYYDQNKEVVFVNQVLLNRKLLVYHNTNAMSFQDFVMFAENGQPIVRHKQISMVCTDMGPVKEFIKPNKLNNNYLVTYSVYFNIENEILAISKIFHLLPDSKINSLDVKLEFHDYQSRIESKIKNDTLVKRGRK encoded by the coding sequence ATGTATAATACTGTTTTACTTTATATCTATTTAAAGATTCAATCAAAGCAGTGGCTACCAAATAAGAGAATACCTTCAGAGCGTCAGTTATCAATTAAATTTGGACTTTCACGCAACCTGATTCGCAAGGTATTCTCGGTTTTATGTAATTACAACGTCTTGGACAATAATACAAAACCTGGTTATTTCGTTCATAAAGATTATAAAACAGGTTTTTTTATTAACTTCTTAGATTTTGATAAAGTGATCAGTTTTGATCACACAGAACTTTATCGCACCCCATTTAGTCAGTACGATATCAATATGTTTAAGGAGTTATCAAATAAGGATGACTTTTTATCATCAGCCTTCCCTAAGGTTAACCAAGTGGTTTATTATGACCAAAATAAGGAAGTTGTCTTTGTTAACCAAGTATTGTTAAACCGTAAATTGCTGGTTTATCACAATACTAACGCAATGTCGTTCCAAGACTTCGTGATGTTTGCTGAAAATGGTCAACCAATTGTTAGACACAAACAGATCTCAATGGTGTGTACTGATATGGGACCAGTAAAAGAGTTTATTAAACCAAATAAGTTAAATAATAACTATTTAGTAACCTACTCTGTTTACTTTAATATTGAAAACGAGATCTTAGCGATCTCTAAGATCTTCCACTTGTTACCAGATTCTAAGATTAACAGTCTTGATGTTAAGTTAGAATTCCATGATTATCAATCAAGGATTGAATCTAAAATCAAAAACGATACGTTAGTTAAGCGCGGTCGTAAATAA
- the metK gene encoding methionine adenosyltransferase, which produces MYTAESVGSAHPDKLCDQIADAILDACLKQDQNSRVACEVMACNHLIIIAGEISTKASVDYVGTAWKVVNQFGYDRSDFTIIANINQQSSEIAQSVDQKNHKIGAGDQGITVGYACDETKNQMPLAVMMAHDLVRLAKELIDNKTFNHAKYDMKAQVSLNYLDNNQVELKTILMSIQHEENVDLSVFKLFVKKFIMDEVATKYGFNKNYEALINPSGLFVSGGPTADTGLTGRKLLVDSFGIYAHHGGGAYSGKDYTKVDRSGAYYARWIAKHIVKAKLASQCEVIISWAIGLTKPLDIVVNCFNTHTVELDLINQIVKKIFNHDLATIIELLKLKTTNYSGLAVYGHFGKSEKQYRFEDTIYLDQILKIVNKE; this is translated from the coding sequence GTGTATACTGCTGAAAGTGTTGGTAGTGCACATCCTGATAAGCTATGTGACCAGATCGCTGATGCGATCTTAGATGCTTGTTTAAAACAAGATCAAAACAGTCGTGTTGCTTGTGAAGTTATGGCTTGTAATCACCTGATTATTATTGCAGGTGAGATTAGTACCAAAGCTAGTGTTGATTATGTTGGTACAGCTTGAAAAGTCGTTAACCAATTTGGTTATGATCGTAGTGATTTTACGATCATTGCAAATATTAATCAGCAATCATCTGAGATTGCTCAATCAGTTGATCAAAAAAATCACAAGATCGGTGCTGGTGATCAAGGGATCACTGTTGGTTATGCTTGTGATGAAACGAAAAATCAGATGCCTTTAGCCGTAATGATGGCACACGATCTTGTGCGTTTAGCTAAAGAATTAATTGATAATAAGACTTTTAATCATGCTAAATATGATATGAAAGCTCAAGTGAGCTTGAATTATCTAGATAATAACCAAGTTGAATTAAAAACAATCTTAATGTCAATCCAACATGAAGAGAATGTTGATCTGAGTGTTTTTAAACTTTTTGTTAAAAAATTTATCATGGATGAAGTTGCCACAAAATATGGTTTTAACAAAAACTATGAAGCACTAATCAACCCATCTGGATTGTTTGTTAGTGGTGGTCCAACTGCTGATACGGGCTTGACTGGTAGAAAACTGTTAGTAGACAGTTTTGGGATCTATGCTCACCATGGTGGTGGTGCTTATAGTGGTAAGGATTACACTAAAGTGGATCGCTCCGGTGCTTATTATGCAAGATGGATCGCTAAACATATCGTTAAAGCCAAACTTGCTAGTCAATGTGAAGTGATCATCTCATGAGCGATCGGACTAACCAAACCACTTGATATCGTTGTTAATTGTTTTAATACGCACACTGTAGAGCTTGATTTAATTAATCAGATCGTTAAAAAGATCTTCAATCATGATCTAGCCACAATTATTGAACTATTAAAACTTAAAACAACGAATTATTCTGGGTTAGCAGTATATGGCCATTTTGGTAAATCTGAAAAACAATACCGTTTTGAAGATACGATCTATCTTGATCAGATCTTAAAGATCGTTAATAAAGAATAA
- the tsaD gene encoding tRNA (adenosine(37)-N6)-threonylcarbamoyltransferase complex transferase subunit TsaD, with translation MYYKVILGIESSCDDLSIAIAIDNKIVTTKTKSSSSVHANYGGVVPEIAARYHEEILHQTLNEALTEANLTINKIDLITYTENPGLLNCLHVAKVFANTLGYLLKIPAQGINHLYGHIFSPMIDDGDCLYQKSDLIYPALGIVVSGGHTAIYDVQSPSKITLLDETLDDAIGEVYDKVGRALGLQYPAGAKIDQLYNPEQAETVEFLKTNKLSAFSYSGFKSAVLRYIELNKNQPDFNLVQAVSSFQKFIIDDFIDRIKNVINKADSKYQTILLGGGVSANSYLRSELKELAIKTLVPKPIYSGDNAAMIINYAQYLLNE, from the coding sequence ATGTATTACAAAGTTATTTTGGGGATCGAATCTAGTTGTGACGATTTATCAATCGCGATCGCGATTGATAATAAGATTGTCACAACTAAAACCAAATCATCATCAAGTGTTCACGCTAATTATGGTGGTGTTGTCCCTGAGATTGCTGCACGCTATCATGAAGAGATCTTGCATCAAACTCTTAATGAAGCATTAACTGAAGCTAATCTAACGATCAATAAGATCGATCTGATTACATATACAGAAAACCCGGGATTATTAAACTGCTTACATGTAGCTAAGGTGTTTGCTAACACCTTAGGTTATCTACTAAAGATCCCCGCACAAGGAATTAATCACTTATATGGCCATATCTTTTCACCGATGATTGATGATGGTGATTGTTTGTATCAAAAAAGTGATCTGATCTACCCCGCACTTGGGATCGTAGTAAGTGGTGGACATACAGCAATTTATGATGTCCAATCACCATCTAAGATCACTTTATTAGATGAAACATTAGATGATGCGATCGGCGAAGTGTATGATAAAGTTGGCCGAGCGCTTGGGTTGCAATACCCTGCTGGTGCTAAGATCGATCAGTTATACAACCCAGAACAAGCTGAAACGGTTGAGTTTTTAAAAACAAATAAACTATCAGCTTTTAGTTATTCGGGATTCAAATCAGCTGTTTTACGATATATCGAACTAAATAAAAATCAACCTGATTTTAATTTAGTTCAGGCTGTTTCATCGTTCCAAAAATTCATCATCGATGATTTCATTGATCGGATTAAAAATGTGATCAATAAAGCCGATTCAAAATACCAAACGATCTTATTAGGTGGTGGGGTTAGTGCTAATAGTTATCTTAGATCTGAACTAAAAGAATTAGCAATCAAAACCCTTGTTCCCAAACCGATCTATTCAGGTGATAATGCTGCTATGATCATTAATTACGCACAATATTTATTAAACGAATAA
- a CDS encoding type 2 periplasmic-binding domain-containing protein: protein MKKKPVKLIVSALALSSVLVTSCEAGANLLNRNFVYANFESYMSPNLQSELRQTYNNLQFDAFASNEKALTNFKNKTYTIGTLSTYAVLDLIHQGILQKLDWSKFNLSYLNDQDQEVPIHNANDALGLFTDEVQEILTSYSIDNKPVNLLDYAVPYFFQSLVFAYRGAKIDSLVDHQSSWYDILSTISSEQYRDRFNNNKLGIVEDERSLYSIANLIKTTKENQTVTVNPPPSQLTLSDFYNVYQEIADAGINYRNLATNNRSTALLNSDSSVILNNLDSGRIDGGIMYNGDAIFSAQGGEFHAEKDDPLKPKSEDFHIVTPVNTPLALDLIVVNKLNIEQFPGFLDQAYQVIKKVGLEGVNETLADFQAVLTEKPETIYKNGPLENFNYVQYTSPLKKISDPENGLVAVEGWLEVADQEELSNNINSAYFIQDIKNVTNFIEAPLNDIQKASLVNAFARFKNNWLR, encoded by the coding sequence ATGAAGAAAAAACCCGTAAAATTAATCGTTTCTGCTTTAGCTTTATCATCAGTTTTAGTAACTAGTTGTGAAGCGGGAGCAAACTTATTAAACCGTAATTTCGTTTATGCAAATTTTGAATCTTACATGTCACCAAATTTGCAATCTGAATTAAGACAAACATATAATAATTTGCAATTTGATGCTTTTGCATCAAATGAAAAAGCACTTACCAATTTTAAGAATAAAACTTATACGATTGGGACATTATCAACTTATGCTGTTTTAGATCTAATTCATCAAGGGATCTTGCAAAAATTAGATTGATCAAAATTCAATCTTAGTTATCTAAACGATCAAGATCAAGAAGTGCCAATCCATAATGCTAATGACGCATTAGGTTTATTTACTGACGAAGTTCAAGAGATCTTAACAAGCTATTCAATTGATAATAAACCAGTTAATCTATTAGATTATGCTGTGCCTTACTTTTTTCAATCGTTAGTTTTTGCTTATCGTGGGGCTAAGATCGATTCTTTAGTTGATCATCAAAGTAGTTGGTATGATATTTTAAGCACGATTAGTAGTGAACAGTACCGTGATCGTTTTAATAACAATAAGTTAGGGATCGTTGAAGACGAACGTTCACTTTATTCGATTGCTAATCTGATTAAAACAACAAAAGAAAATCAGACAGTTACAGTAAACCCGCCACCAAGTCAACTGACATTATCTGATTTTTATAACGTTTATCAAGAGATCGCAGATGCTGGGATTAATTATCGTAACCTTGCCACTAACAACCGATCGACTGCTTTATTAAACTCTGACTCAAGTGTGATTTTAAACAACTTAGATAGTGGCAGAATCGATGGCGGGATCATGTATAATGGGGATGCTATTTTTTCAGCACAAGGTGGGGAATTTCATGCAGAGAAGGATGATCCACTAAAACCAAAAAGTGAAGATTTTCACATCGTTACTCCAGTTAACACCCCATTAGCATTAGATCTAATCGTGGTGAACAAGTTAAATATCGAACAGTTCCCTGGATTTTTAGATCAAGCTTATCAAGTAATTAAAAAAGTTGGTCTTGAAGGGGTTAATGAAACGTTAGCTGATTTTCAAGCAGTGTTAACTGAAAAACCTGAAACAATTTATAAAAACGGACCGCTTGAGAATTTCAATTACGTTCAATACACCTCACCACTAAAAAAGATCTCAGATCCAGAGAACGGTTTGGTGGCTGTTGAAGGTTGATTAGAAGTTGCTGACCAAGAAGAACTATCAAACAACATTAATTCAGCTTACTTTATCCAAGATATTAAAAACGTAACTAACTTCATCGAAGCTCCGCTTAATGATATCCAAAAAGCTAGTTTAGTTAACGCATTTGCTCGATTTAAAAATAATTGATTGCGGTAA